In Cydia amplana chromosome 2, ilCydAmpl1.1, whole genome shotgun sequence, the following proteins share a genomic window:
- the LOC134655502 gene encoding LOW QUALITY PROTEIN: probable salivary secreted peptide (The sequence of the model RefSeq protein was modified relative to this genomic sequence to represent the inferred CDS: substituted 2 bases at 2 genomic stop codons) — MTGTHTYSLLIIXITGLHDXYFSSQIKITYVHDGFFLHNIIPLYKRMASHYHLKRTNKMRALTVLLSFLCLFAASTCQSHDLVLGQTTYGDVALYKVTEVKYGFPLFVRTSIIEYPEPGLHNFAYIRAIHIKDNDRDGSGGYPTISAGGIGQRFVKIKLKSQRGCGLNFTVTIYGRY, encoded by the exons ATGACCGG TACTCATACTTACAGTTTATTGATAATTTGAATTACAGGCTTGCATGACTAATATTTCTCCTC ACAAATTAAGATAACATACGTGCATGATGGTTTTTTCTTACATAACATCATCCCACTATATAAAAGAATGGCGTCTCATTATCACCTCAAACGGACGAACAAAATGCGCGCGCTAACCGTCTTACTGTCGTTTCTGTGCCTTTTCGCGGCTTCCACCTGCCAGAGCCACGACCTGGTCCTCGGGCAGACCACGTACGGAGACGTCGCCTTATACAAGGTCACCGAAGTCAAATATGGCTTCCCTCTCTTCGTGAGGACCAGCATTATTGAATACCCGGAACCAGGATTGCATAACTTTGCCTACATCAGAGCTATCCACATTAAAGACAACGATCGCGATGGCTCAGGAGGATACCCTACGATTTCTGCTGGCGGCATTGGACAGCGGTTTGTGAAGATCAAGTTGAAGTCCCAGCGAGGCTGCGGGTTGAACTTCACGGTGACCATCTACGGACgatattga
- the LOC134662213 gene encoding uncharacterized protein LOC134662213, whose amino-acid sequence MKIVVLCCLVFSLANANDIRLGYADSRSTRIYNEIKEANPALWTRTDQIVISAAGNNVITEILVTDLRPDKDGEASIVSGGIGGKTVTIGLSSPTILRGYRFEIEVFAADPNLNARYYNKGGRSYDQYQDNGQFARKY is encoded by the coding sequence ATGAAGATCGTCGTGTTGTGTTGTTTAGTCTTCTCATTGGCTAATGCCAATGATATTCGTCTAGGCTATGCTGATAGCCGTTCTACACGAATCTACAATGAAATAAAGGAAGCCAATCCGGCATTATGGACCAGGACTGACCAAATCGTAATCAGTGCAGCGGGGAACAACGTGATCACAGAAATCCTGGTCACGGATCTGAGACCGGACAAGGATGGTGAAGCGAGTATCGTGAGCGGCGGGATCGGCGGGAAGACGGTGACCATCGGCCTCTCCAGCCCCACTATTTTGAGGGGATACAGATTCGAGATTGAAGTGTTCGCTGCTGACCCAAATTTAAATGCTCGGTATTACAACAAAGGCGGCCGCAGTTATGATCAGTATCAGGACAATGGACAGTTTGCGCGAAagtattga
- the LOC134662212 gene encoding uncharacterized protein LOC134662212 — MRAVAVLSLLCLVAASSCQSHDLDKLMVTVLVLGQTTYGDVVLYKVNAYKYGFPFFVRTSIIKYPERGKYNFAYIRAIHIKDNDYDGSGGYPSISAGGIGQRFVKVKLKSQRGGGLNFTVTIYGRYLFPF, encoded by the exons ATGCGCGCGGTAGCCGTCTTATCGCTCCTCTGCCTTGTCGCGGCCTCCTCCTGCCAGAGCCACgacct tgacaaactgatggtaaccgtactggtccTCGGGCAGACCACGTACGGAGACGTCGTCTTATACAAGGTCAACGCATATAAATATGGCTTCCCTTTCTTCGTGAGGACCAGCATCATTAAATACCCGGAGCGTGGGAAGTATAACTTCGCCTACATAAGAGCTATCCACATTAAAGACAACGATTATGATGGCTCAGGAGGATACCCGTCGATTTCCGCTGGAGGCATTGGACAGCGGTTTGTGAAGGTCAAGTTGAAGTCCCAGCGAGGCGGCGGGTTGAACTTCACGGTGACCATCTACGGACGatatttatttcctttttaA